CGACCGCGTCGTGCCGCTCATCAACGACGTCCGAGACGATCTGGGCGAGATCTTCGAGACGGACGTCGACCGCGTCTCCGAGCGCCAGTACAGAGCCGAGGTCGACGCCGTCTTCGCCGACGGCGACCTCGCGGTCAACGTCGCCGCGATGGTCGCAATCCTGCGGGACCTCGACGTCGAGGGTGACTATCCCGGTTTCGTCGTCGACGAACTCCTCGGTCGCGAACTGGCCGCGACCGTCGCCGGGACCCAGCCCCTGCGGACGCTCGGCGAAGCGACCTTCCACTACGCTGACCTGCAGGTTCACGGTCGAGACGACGAGAACGCCGGCGTCGACGACCTCGAGGCGGCGCTCGCAGCGGGCTTTCAGGAGCGACTGCCGGGGTGGAACTGGACCGAACGGGGGAGTCCGTTCAGCGTCGAGCGGTAACGATCGGATGAATCGACGCTCGAGAACCGAAAGAAAGTCGCGGGTTACTCGGCCGATTCGTTGCCCGACGCCGACGTGTTGTCGGCGTCCGACTCGTTGCCGCTGTCGGCGTCGGAATCGTTGGTTTCGTTGGCCGACTGCTGCTCCTGCTGTTGTTGCTGTTGTTCCGCGATCATCCGCTGTTGCTGGGCCCGTTGCTGTTCCTGTTGCACGAAGGCGTCGTACTGGTCGCCGGGATAGATGCCCCGGATATCGCCGTTGCGGAGGGAATCCATGATCGCGCTGTCGTCGCCGGTGACCTGAAGGAGACCGAACTCGGCTGCGGAGTCCTCGACCGAAATCCCTCGGTCGCTTGCGGTGTCTTCGAAGGCGGAGACGGCATCTTCGTTTAGCGCCTGTTGTTCGTCGAGCGCCTCCGTTCGGTTGAGTTCGCCGCTCTGGAGTTGCTCGTTGAGGCTCTCCAATTCCGCCTGTGGCGGCGAGACGGCGACGGTGACCGCACCGCCCGCGTCGCCGTTCGTCCCGTCGTCCGATTGGGTCAGCGATTCGAGCTGTGAACAGCCGGCGAGGGCCGCCGTGGTTCCGGTGCCGGTGAGCGCGAGAAAGCGACGGCGCGAGGGCAGATTCGACATCGTGTTTTTGGAACGCGGGCGGGACGGGAAATAAGCCTTGTTATCCGGAGGGTGCGCTCGAGCTGAGTGCCGTCGGGCGTCGTCGCGCCACTTTTATCCGCGCCCCCGCTAGCTGGACCCAGTGAGCGAGTTACCGGACAGTACCCGCGTCGAAACGCTCAAGCGACCCGCCCTCGCGGCGGCGCGTGAAACGATCGCAGACGGCATCGGGCGCGACGCCCTCGTGACCGTCTTCGGCCGCTGTACCGTCGACTACGAGGGGCGCGCCTCGAGCCGGCTCGAGGCGGGCGATCGCCACGTCATGCTCAAACCCGACGGCGCGGCGCTGGTCCACACCGACGAGGGTCAGCAGCCGGTCAACTGGCAGCCGCCGGGCTGCGAGCACGACGTGTATCAGGAGGACGACCGGCTCGTCCTCGAGAGCGTGCGGTCGACGCCCGACGAGCGCCTCCGGGTCAGCTTCGGGACCGTCCTGCAGGTGTCGGCGTTCTCGGGCACCGACGAGAACGACCTCGCGCTGGTCGGCACCGAGGAGGACCTCCGCGAGCACATTTTGGCGGAGCCGGACCTGCTCGAGCCCGGCTTCACGCCGCTGGCGACCGAGCGCGAGACGCCGGCGGGCGCCG
The DNA window shown above is from Halopiger xanaduensis SH-6 and carries:
- the nucS gene encoding endonuclease NucS; amino-acid sequence: MSELPDSTRVETLKRPALAAARETIADGIGRDALVTVFGRCTVDYEGRASSRLEAGDRHVMLKPDGAALVHTDEGQQPVNWQPPGCEHDVYQEDDRLVLESVRSTPDERLRVSFGTVLQVSAFSGTDENDLALVGTEEDLREHILAEPDLLEPGFTPLATERETPAGAVDIYGKDSAERTVVVELKRRRVGPDAVSQLRRYVDALERDLHADATVRGILVAPSVTDRADRLLVEHGLEFVSLEPPAE